The segment TCAGGTTTATCCGATTCTGTCGAAAACATTGTTGAACTTGAAAAATCAGGTGCTGCAGCCATTGTCCTTAAATCGCTTTTCGAAGAGGAAATCCTGAAGGAATTAAATGCCAGTATGCAGCGGATGAGTTCTGAAGGATTTTTGTATCCTGAGACAGTTGATTATTATGAGCAGCTTGAATCGCCCGCCGAAGCTACAGTCACTTACCTTGACCAGATACGTCGTGCAAAACAGGCAGTCAGTATTCCAGTCATTGCAAGTATCAATTGCATTACCGCATCGCAATGGACTTATTTTCCTCTTCAGATTCAACAAGCCGGAGCCGATGCCATTGAACTGAATATTTTTGTTCTACCCAGCGATTTTAACCGTCGGCCCGAAGATAACGAAAGAGTGTACTTTAATATCATTGAGCAGGTTAAGAAACAGGTCAGCATACCAATTATTGTTAAACTGAGTTATTATTTTTCAAACCTCGCCGCTTTCCTGCAAAAAGTTTCGTTCTCCGGTATCAAAGGACTTGTATTATTCAACCGGTTCTATAATCCCGACATTGATATCGAAAACATGGAATTTACATCAGGCGGTGTTCTGAGCAGCCCCAGCGATTTTTATATGTCACTGCGTTGGGTAGGAATTCTCTCGGGTAGAATGGGATGCAACCTGGCTGCATCCACCGGTGTACACGACGGTTCCTCACTCATAAAAGTGATGCTTGCAGGCGCAAATGCCGTTGAAATTGCATCTACCGTATATATAAACGGGTACAACCAGGTTCAGATCATGCTGGACGAACTTGAAAACTGGATGAACTCGAAATCATTCAGTTCGGTCGAAAGCTTCAGGGGAACTATGAGCCAGTCGAAAACAACGAATCCCGCAGCTTTTGAAAGAGTTCAGTTCATGAAGTATTTTAGGGGATTCAGGAATTCCTGATTATACAAGGTCCCTGGCTTCCTCAGGCATCCAGTGCTTGTCTTTTCCTTCCCATTTAATAGTGCATCCTATGGGATTGGTGAGTTTTACACTGATTTCACTGCCACTTGTGAGTTCGGTTAGAACACGGTCAAGGTCATTCACCGTTGATTGTGCTGCGTCACGCGGATTATCGAGTGCCCTGCCTGTGTAGACCAGTTT is part of the Bacteroidales bacterium genome and harbors:
- a CDS encoding dihydroorotate dehydrogenase-like protein; translation: MTDLSTVFAGIKLKNPIIIGSSGLSDSVENIVELEKSGAAAIVLKSLFEEEILKELNASMQRMSSEGFLYPETVDYYEQLESPAEATVTYLDQIRRAKQAVSIPVIASINCITASQWTYFPLQIQQAGADAIELNIFVLPSDFNRRPEDNERVYFNIIEQVKKQVSIPIIVKLSYYFSNLAAFLQKVSFSGIKGLVLFNRFYNPDIDIENMEFTSGGVLSSPSDFYMSLRWVGILSGRMGCNLAASTGVHDGSSLIKVMLAGANAVEIASTVYINGYNQVQIMLDELENWMNSKSFSSVESFRGTMSQSKTTNPAAFERVQFMKYFRGFRNS